In Rhodamnia argentea isolate NSW1041297 chromosome 1, ASM2092103v1, whole genome shotgun sequence, the genomic window CTAAAATAGTCCGTTCCGCGAAGCACGAGATCATGCGGAGGCAGCGGAGCATTGAGAAAACGGGCAAATTTGTCCgtcaaataaaaatacaaacacACAAAAAATGAGTAACATGCGGATTTTGTTACTCGAATGGTCAATTTTGCTGGCCCAAAAAGAGTCAATTTTGCACTTGTTTGACTTAGTAAGCACATTCAAATCGCGGATTTAGTTACCCGAATagtcaattttgcatttgtttGACTTAGTGAGTAAATTCAAATGTGTGATATCATGATCTCTCGATATCTAAGGCCTACCAAATGGGTTGGCCCGGATCGCATTTAAGTTGGTTCGAAAAATGGCTCGATTCAAATTGATTCATTTCATTCGTGTATTGACTGATTTTTATGTAATAGAATTGAGAAAAGtacattgaaatttttaaaaactgtctcaaaattgcaattgagtccaaaaaattttaaaaagtataactaagtcctaaaaattatcacgaATGTGCATTCAAgctctaaaaatttcaaaaagtacaatcaaatcctaaaattttcaaaatgtgtaATCaatagaaggacttgattggatcaatatgacaagttttaggatttgattgtattttttttgaattttttatggctCGAATGTACTTTTCGAATTGGGAATGGAACTTGTAATGACGAAGAAGTGAGAGGTGGTTTGAGTTTGACAAGTCGGGGGTTACGTACAGACTTCGCAGCGGTCTGTTTTACAGGCCACAAAGGCCAACAATCACATCTCTTTGGGCTCAAAGAAGCCCTCAAACTTGGGCGATCTCCTCTAGAGGCCCACGAGGCCATTCTAGTCTTTTCACAGCACTCGAGCTCCTGTCGGCAGCTAGGGTTTCGGATAAAATGGGCACCATAAGGAGAGACAATACcccacccactctctctctctctctagcggCTGAATCAGGACGTTGCAACCCTAGCCTGACCTCGGTAAGCCTTACGCCGTCTCGCTTCGATTCGGTTCGAGTTGTGGCCGATCGGTTTTGGGTCCCTGTTTTGTGCTGATTATTTCGATCTTGAGAGCTGCGAATTTGCTCTGATTCAATTCGTGTGAGCAGAGAGATGGCGAAGTCGAAGAATCACACCGCTCACAACCAGTCCTACAAGGCCCACAAGAACGGCATCAAGAAGCCGAGGAGGCACCGCCACACCTCCACCAAAGGGGTATcattgcctctctctctctctctctctctctctctctctctagcttctcTTTGGTTTCTCATAGTTTAGCTGCTCACTTCGATATTTGCTTTGATGTTTTCAGATGGACCCTAAGTTCCTGAGGAACCAGAGGTACGCCAGGAAGCACAACCAGAAGACGGAAGGTGCATCTGAAGAAGAGTAGATTAGCTTTTCCGCATGAAAAATGGCTTCTTTTGGGGTCGTCGATTACTAGGGTTATGTTTTGTCCTTGACATTATGAAaaagtttgatttttgattCGTGATCTTCAGTTTCACTGGGTTACTGTTTGATTGCTATGTGGCGACAACACTCGTTTTTAAGCCGTCTATTATCCATATCTGAATTTCGATTGATGCTCGTGTTGTTGTCCTGATCTTCATAATTAAGCTTTTGAGCCTCATATTGCTCTCTTCCTCTTAGGGGAAGGGAATGTGTGGAGTATTATAGGTGAATGCTTGCTGATTGTGTTAGGGCTGGTCAGTGGGAGTGCCTTGCTTGTTTGCTTATATCTTCTTCATGAGGAATAAGCCTACTTGAATGCTGAAAGTTCGATAAATAGACGTTAGGGCTTTCCAGGATTCTGACAACCTATTACGGGTCAGAAGAGGTGGACAGGGTATGCTTGAGCTCGagttcgagctcgagcttgGGCTCGAGCTCACTCGCTTAACgaaagataataaataaatttagagGTGGCCTACAACTCATTAGGTTTAGGAAGTTAAGCTTGATTTCTGCGTTTCAAGTTTGCAAAATTTACATTGGTTATGATCGAGCCTTAGTTCTTTCACAGTTTACCATGATAATCTTAAATTGACTTCTTGAGATAAGGTGGCTGCAATGCCTGAGAGCCTGAGCTTGGTCTTGCTCACTTGCAAAAGATGTGCATTGTTGTGAAGCTTAAGATACAAGTCAGGTAGGTTTGTGGAGCAACTCGAGCTTTGATCTAGACTTATTACGGCATATGCATGCTCGAGCTGGAGCTCACTGATGGGTAAACAACTCGATTTTGATCTGCATGGACCTTATGGTTATTCAGCAGGAGATAAATACAGCACTGCAAGCAAGTTTGATTGAGCTTCCTCACTCACTTACCAGGAGAATTACTTTGTTGTACAGTTACTACTGAATTGGGTTTGCTAGAACTTGAGTAAAGTGCTATGGAACTTAATCTCAgtgtgatttgatttttgagTCCCTTTGTTCAGGTAGAAATCTGTTTAGAGAGACCTTGATTGGATCGGACTCAAACTTATGAACTACATATCGagtttgtgcaattttttttttttttttggtcactgAGTTTGTGCAGTTGACAAAGCTATATTCTCATCTCTCAATTCATGTGCCCCATTGGCTCTAACtactttttaattatgcaaGCTATCTAGATATGATTgtaatttttcaagaatttcaAACTCAAATCGGGTTTCTAGTGAATTAAACTCATGAATGGAGGCACATTTTCAAATAGACTAAGTACATACTAAGCACTAAAACACACATCATCTCCAGTTGGGATAACTGCCCCCAACTCATGATAAATTCCATCCCTGTTCCGTTTTTGGCCAAAGAAAAGGCTCCGCCCCTGTTGATCAGCTACATTTTCTATCCATTGTAATTCAGCCAAAGAACAAGTTTAAGACTCACGGTCACAAACTGAATGACTGAGCTCCATCGAAGACCAagcctttttaaatttttttttagaggagGTACTCTATGAAGTTTGGTGGGAGAACTTCTCATGAGTGCTAATGTTCCAAGCAGATGGGGCATTCCAAGCATATGTAAGGATAAAAATCAACCAATGCCTGACCGGTCCATACAGATGTCGGAGTTACAGTAGCTGAACGTCTAGTCTATGCGCGGACTAGTGTATCCTCTCTTGGGTAAATACATATAAATAGCATCAATATGGGCAGTCGCAAAAGAAGCTCCACCAAGTCATTAACATTTTCAGTGCCACAGGAAGGTCATAGAAATCAAGCAGCAAATTCTAATATCCGTATCTGAGTGGAACAACAAGAGACGTGGTGTAACCCTAGGCTTGTGATGCTTGATTAACTATAGAGCAGAATCAATAAGTGGAATGGTGAGAATTTTGCTTTTTATTGCTTTTAATGTTCAAGTGTGCCTATACAAGAATGAATTTGTGGTGGAAATTCTCCACAATTAGCTCTTTTCTATTGAGACCTCTCCAAAGCCCTGAAAAATCCTCGTATCCGAAATGGGTGAAAAGGAACCCTTCAAATTGTTAGCTCCAAAAACTCTATCTACAGAAAGCAAAAGGACAGAAAAAGGCGTTCATTGCAACTTCTTCACGGGCATTTTTTCACCAGAAAACTCCTAATCACAGACCAGATAGCGTCCGTGCAAACCACTCTGATAAGCGCCTCATTTTCGATGAGAGCTCGGGACTTTTCCCAAAGTGGGTTTCAGCATTTGATAGCAGTACTCCAATATCATGCTTCATTGCCTCTGAACTTCGATAGtaattgttttctaaccttgcTTTAATCACCTCAAGAGTAAATGGAACTGGGAACCTGCAATATAATTAGACATGACTCAGTTCAGCGACAGCTCAAATTGTTGAATATCTAATTAGTTTTCAATTTATTGTATTGGGATGGGGAACGGGAGATTCCAAAATGTAGTTTCATAACTTTTAAATTACATCTTTGGTGAATCcacgagcaagaattgcacaCAAGTTCAACAGAAAAAAGTACATACCTGTTAATGAAACTTGATTTCTGAGAAACCTGGGTCAACTTCTGTATGCCGTAGCGGTCCTGAATGTTGACCATAAAAGAAATTAGTCTTCAAAAACATTTACGTCATACAAATAAGCCAGCTTATGCTTCCTGACAATGCAGTACCTGGTTATAGTTCCCCGACTTCTCTAGCTTGTTAATGGCTGAGAGAAGTTTATTTAGGATCTCATCATCAATACACGGCTGCTCCCATTGTGTATCAGCATCAAAGAGTTCCCATGGACTGTGACGATGCTTCTCCCTGGGATCACTCTTGTACTGGATAGTGTACCTCTCCCATGGGCTATCGTCAAATTCAGGAGACTTAGGGTTCACAGAAACGATCCGACCCTCCCACCAACTACCGTCATCTTCGCCTTCATTTTTCCACCAGACTCTGCATTTGTCCCGGACTGTCCAATTCCTCTGCGTAGTAGTCTCAAACCGAGTTCTTTCTACAAGGAAGTCTGGGAAGCCAGTTGCTTCAGGAAGAGTTAATTTAAACGATTTACGAAACACACTGGAAGCGGGATCAACAAATCGAAGTATCATTCTGCAGCAGCTTTCCCCAGACCCTGGATAAATGGCATATTCAAGGCTTTCAACTTTACAAAATTCCGCTGGTCCAATGTTCCCCTTTATCACTGTCCAGGGGCCTCGTTCTTTGGAGCCACCACTATCAATAAATTCCTCATGCCCCTGAAAAGTCAAAGTTTAGTCATGGTACATATGGAAATTCATCACATCCATATCCGCAAGAAAATAACTGGAAGATGGATGATACACATGGTATTCCAACCCAAGAAAACAATCACAGTAAGTAAATACAAATTCACATACTTGTCTCAAATATACTATTTCATCCCCCTGCTGTGGAATGTAACGAGATCCATCTTCATGTGATGTCAACAACAACCATGAACCTTTCCTCAAGGGTTGACTTAACTTCCTCCTTTCTATTGGAGGACTAGTGTCACGAAGGTGACAACTCGCTCTCCTGTTTCTAGTAGACCTCAATCCAACTGTAGCCTTTGAACTTGACCCCCATTCTTCATGTGGAAGCTTGCATCTACTAATGTGATTACTCTCAGAACCCTGTGATGGATCCTCTGATTCATGTTCATGACCCAACTCCATGTCTCCTATCCCAGTTTTTGCATCACATTTTCGAAGCCTCATCTTCAGTCCCATGGACTGCGTCTTATGCGACAAATCAGGAGATCCTCCGCGTAAGTCCATTTGAGCACCGATATCATCAGTATTTGCATTTGAAGTACTTTCTCCCACTCCACTAGCTTCTCCTTCTAGATTAGTTCTAGTCCTAGTTGTTTTCGACCTTCTATATACAGCACTGAAGATCCTGCTTGCATTTGAATGCAAGTTTGAGTTAGGTAGAGTTGAACCAGATGTATCATTGTTATCGTCTGATCCTAGTAATCCGCCATCCGCTTTTGCTAGACCGATTCTCTTGTTCTGGTTAAGGGCAGGCACTTGCGCAATGTCATATTCCATGCACAAATGATTATCACAGGTTTCATCGTGCAAGCCACTTTTACAGTCATCAGTCTTGTTTCTCGGCTCTTGCTTCATAGCATCAGCAATATCAGTCGTAACTCCTGATCCATTTCTCAACTCACTGGAGAGTGGTTTATGGCTCTCCTCAACATCATAGAGCTGGTCAGCTCCCTCCCCTGCAAGAGCAGGAGATCTTTCCCCAGAAGGAACGCAAACCTCCTCTAATGAATCATCATCAACACTGCATTTAATGACTTTGGTGTGCTCCTGGCCATTTACTACACCACCCAAATTCTCGTTTGTTCCATTATCAAAGCTTCTCTGATTCATGCATGTagtttcttcatttcttttaacCCTGTCATCCTGAACTTCTGAAAGTCTTTCAAGTTCTAAAATCCCATTCTCTTTATTTTCGCTCCTGTCATGACCTTCCAAATGTGAACTACTCTCCCCACACGGCACCAGTGATGCTGTTTCTCCAAGTCTTGGTCGTTTCGCTGAGCGTGCTTTGGCACCTCCCCACTTAATTTTACCATTCTGGCATGCAAGACTCAGCTTTATCTGATCAACATTACTCTCACTTTCTTTTCGTCCTTTTTCAACTGTTTTGCAATTGGCATTAGCAGAGGACTGTGGATTCTGTTCATTTAAACGAATGCTGCTCCCTTCAGTAATGTCTCGAGGAATCCCAGATGATGAACCGACAAAATAAGGTAGGCTGTCAGATGTATGTTCTCTTCTTTGGGAAGGAGCAAGCCTATTCGAATCACGAACTGGCAATTTAAGAATCAATCTCCGCTTGTTCCCAGCAGTGACAGGAGTATCATGATGTTCACGGTTGGCAGCCACTTCCTTGGACAAATCCTTATATACCTCCTTTCCTTTTGATAGTTTAATTTGCTCGTTTTGTAATGGTTCCTCAGAATCAGCACTCTGAATGTCTGAATCTCGCTCATTAGTCTCACTCTCCGACAAGTCAGATTCtgatacttcttcttcttcacctgtAGATGCTCCAGTAATTCTAGAGAACAAAGAGAGAGCATTCCGAGCAGCAGCTCTTTGAGGTCTCAATGCCTTAGATTTGGAagaccttttctttctcctaccATTCCTCTGTTTTCTTGATCGGTTACTTCTTAATAAATCACCATCATGCTCATCCAAATTCCTCCTTTTAATGCGCCGACCTGAAGATGTCATGATCTCTACCTGAGCTTAGACAAAAACTTTTAGTTACTTCAAAACGAATGAGGATGCTATTAGGAAAAAGTACATTAGATACTCCACAAAGACTTGCCTCTgccttttgttttctcctttttgatCTGCGGATATCCTTATTTGAATCATCACCACCACTGTCTTCAGCACTGCATTCAGAATCATCAGAGGAGTCAAAATCTAAACTTCCCGGCTCCCCTCGGGACGAATATTCCTCAGTGATATTATACTCCGAATCATTATCATCACTTTGCACAGGATTTTCAGGCTCCCACTCCATAACATCCATAAATTCTGGCAAGGGTTCAATTAGCACATCCAGATCTGCCAAGGGGAGCATTTGATAATCTGGGCCTAGACTTAGGTCTGGCCCAATGGCAAGTCTTAGAGAAGAAGGACGCCACTCAACGCCTAAAGCTCCGAGTCGGCGTTTCTGGTATCTGCTCTGGTAGGGTTCTTCGTAAGGTGTCATACCTACCATTTTTGGACCACCAAAAACGTAAAGAGAACATGAGATTAAGATGGTAGcataaaaactgaaaataaataTAGAAAGCAGCAAGCTGATCACTGAACACAAACCCGAATCACAAAGGAGATCCTGCATATTGCGTCGATAAGGAGCAAGCTGAGTTTCCTGAATTAAATATTAAGCAGAACCTTAGAAAGGAAATAGTCAAGAATTACAAGAACCTTAGAAAGGAAATAGTCAAGAATTACACTCAGTCACCAAAGGTGATGCAAGATGATCATACCCATCTCATATTGCATCCTTATATATCAGAAAGGAGCAAACTACAAAAATCAAGGATGGAAATACCTTCTGCATGTACAtaatgcacaaaatttccataaaTAGCAATCTGTACTAACAACTAGAAAAAGAGACTTTACAAGAACATGAAAATCCTCCTCCCATGCGCAATCTCGTGCTGTCGGTGCCCATACATAGTAAATTAACTTATGATACAAGAACTGGAGGAGAATAGAGGATATAAGAATTGCTTAGAGCGGTCCCAAAATCTCAGTAAACAGATGCTCTGAAACGGAAGATCAAGAAACATGTGATGTTAACTGCTTAACCAACCTGGTCAAGTACATTGCCATAAGTATCTTGAATAAGAGGCCGATAGTCCCCCAGGAAAAACTGTTTGGACACGAAAACATTACTAATAAATAATCTGACAGATACATTTCAAAACCATCCAATTGTTTCTCATACCAATCACAGACCTGATCATACTTGGCATCATTCTGTGACTCGCCCTGGCCAGTGCTTAATATATAAAGCTGACCAACATCATCTGAAAGAGTGATTGATGTCCCATCCCTGAGTGACAGAAGAAAAGTTACACGTCAAAGGAAATTACCAGTTCAATTGAAACATGCATTTATATGCATATGACACAGCCACCTAATAAAATAATGTGCGACCTATCATTGGAGGGCACTTAATTAGGTGCTTAGTATGCTTTGAAAATGTAAGAAAAAAGGCATTGCATGTTTCAATGGGCTGCCACGCACAAATTATCATGAAGGAAATATCTTGAAAACATAGATTGTTATATCTGGTAACACCTTGCCTACCAAAGGACCCAAGGGCACTGGTTGGGAAAAGGAAGAACCCTAAACACCAGAGTATGCAGATATACATACACAAAATATACAAGTACAAACATCAGTATGTTACCAACTTAAATAGACCAAAGCATCAACTGTCAATACCAGTTTGTATTTAATTAGCAGTTAAAAATCTGAAGCCAGCTGGGATGTACTTACGGAGAAAATTTGCCATCGACCAACTTGAAGCGTGAAATTTCGTATATCCGTATAGGTTTTCCTTCCCATATCTAAATGGAATAAAACAAATTAGTCAATTAAAGAGCAAATGAGCGAGACACCACAGAGCCAGATGAAAGGAGAACTTACATCCCAAACTATTGTTTTGCCGTCGTACCCCGCACTCATAGCTATCCTTGGATTAAAAGGATGAACATCAAGAACATATGTCTGACACAATTCAGGTAAACCAGTTAGGAAtagcaaattacaaaaacacAACTGGAATAATAGGAAATGAACAAGTTGAGCCACAGTCTACAAAGAATTACTGAATTAGCATAGACTGCAGGAGTTCAACGAGAAAGCTACCAACTGATCAACTGAGGGGAGAAAGGTGACGAAGATACCAAAAACAATAGTCAACAAGAACTATGCCACAATGAAGGCAAGGAAAACCAAGATTGAtccagaacaagaaaaataagcaAGAAAAAGCAACTGAATATTCTACTCACGATATATATGATTATACGACATTAATCCGATCCTTTGTAGGAACTACCGTAATAACGAACTTGCAAAATGGTTCTATTTATCATAAAGAGATTCGTTGTTGAACTGCATACATGCACCTACATCgtcttaagaaaaaaaaaattcaaaacaagtaGACCAAACAATGAATTGAGGTAACAATTTgcccaaaagaataaaaaaggaggCACAAATCCATTAAAATGAGCTTCCCTGATAAAGATCACTCCACGAACATCTTATATCTGTTGAATGAAACATAGGGGAATCCAAAGCCCACAAGCATCGCAAGCAGAGGCAATCAACTCTATACTTTCACACAAAAAGGTTCAAACAATCAAGTGATTTAACTTACCGAATCAGTGTGGCCAGTCAATGAATGTACTAAGCTACCATCAGATGCATTCCAAACGCATATTCTGCAATCTGCAACATGCAAAATGTCTAATGAGTATTACAATATTAATGAGCAGAAAGTgccacacagagagagagagagagactgaaaCCAGGTCAGACAAGTTTCCCCAGAAAACAAAAGGATCAAGTAGCCAGTTCAGTGCAGTTAAAAGCATAAAAAGTGAAGACACGTCAAACCCACATAAGCCAGGATGTCTTCCGCCAAAAGAATCCACAGTAGAAGCATATTACTAACAGTTCATCCCTTAAAGTTGAAGATGCAATCAGCAACAAAGAACCATTTATGTCCCTAAGCTACCTTGCTAAAAATCAGAATGAACTATTAATCTCATTGACTTGTCAAATTAAGGATCACTTACAGCCTAGCAAGAAACATCTAGCATGGCAGTCAAGAACTTCCTGCTAAAATTGCCATCTTACAAAATAATCAAACATACGCAGCTGTTACTCAATATCTTCATGGTACCATCTTATTTCCAAACCACAACCAAGATACTTAACAAGATTCTCTGAGTAGAATTGAGGACACAGAAAAGTTGCTGCTAATTCCACACATGAACAACGTAACTACCATGTGATCCTGCAAATACCCGTTCATATACTAACAAGACTTCTCAAGGCATATGCTCAGGTTTAGAAGATATCAGACAAGTTCCACAATAGCAACAAGAGGGAAAATAATTGGCCATAATTGTTTGCTCCACCTTATTTTCACCGAAATGGAATCCTTTATCCAAAGTTCTTCTGGAGATTATCTCGCAATCGTTTAGGAATCTGAAGTAATTCTCACATGTATAGCTAAACAGTACTTCTCCATACCAAGACCAAAAGTCCTTATAATCGTTCATGGATCTACCATAAGCAAAATCATCTGTCTTGACACCTTAAAATTTCCATTCTCTTCCTAAAGCAATTTTTTAAGTCAGCTCTAGCTAGGAATTAGAAAGACAAACATCGGTGAGATCTCACCAGCATTTGGAACCAACCACAAAAATATACACTGATCACAAAAATGAGACTACTCATATTCCACTTCAAAGGAGCTTCACCAAAAACCACTTTTTCCATTGGGTAGTTTATTAAAACAAGCAGACTCTCGTTCTCCATAACTTTTATAGGTGTGGCATGCCTTTGGCACCTTGCTTATCCTTATTCAGctttcaagaaaaggaagaaaaacctCATGACTGTTTCCAGATGGTTAATTAATTTCATGCGCAAAAAGGATAACCGGCATATAGGTTTTTTTCGCTGTAAATGCCGAAAGTAAATGTGAAAAGTGTGAAAAACAACACAATAATATTCTGGCAAAAATAGAACAAAAGATGTTAAGATCACAATAACAATGCCAGGAACTTAAGCAAACCTCAAGGTAACTCAGCAGTACATGCATTGAATATTCACTCTGACTTCAAGTTCCGATTAGAAGTTCTCTCTCAAATAAAAACCCTCGAAGAACATGTAATGGCAGTTGAAACccgcagaaaaataaaaacatgaaatcACCAAACTATTTGTAAAAGTGCCAAGGAAAAACTGTGAATTCCGGCAACAAAATCGAGCCATGAGAATAAGGAACATGCGACCAGCAGTAGGACTATTGGACAAATCAGGACTTAAGACTTCCATGAAGAAACTTTTGCACACGTGTTCAATTGCacttaaaaattccaaaatttggTAGATGAAAAGATTAAACGGATACCCATAATAGCAGCAAGAACGAATCGATTGTCCAGGCTCCATACTATCATATTTACACCACGTGGGGTTGGAAGAATTCTCTGTCTTGGACCCCCTCGTGAAGGTTGAGGCGGCATTGGTGGAGGAGGAACCTTAAGATGATAAGCTCGACACCAGCGGCCGACTCTTCCCTACAATAAGATGCTTAACATTATTACCTTTAGTGTTGAACAAGTCATATAGACGCTCATTTGAGGTAACTCTATGAGCGATAAACCATGACTATATCCTATGGTCCAAAGCTAAAACTTAATTTCACTCTTTCCTTTAGCTATTTAAGGATTCTGTAGATAAGAATTCTAGTacatccaaaaagaaaaaaggacgtTGTAAATTATTATCAGCTATTTAAACTGAAAACTAACAAAAGCAATCTCTTCtcatgtaaaaaaaaagagactaaaAGCTCTCTTCACCCTTCACTTACAGGGTTCACTTATAttgtatttttcctttaataacTGTCGACGAGTTGAGTAGACCGTGCAATGCACCGGATTAAGATAAGTTTTCCCAAAAACTAAATCAGAAAACCTGATAAGTCAATGTTTAATATGTCATAAAGATTTTCTGGAAGTCTTTCTTGAATTCTTGGAGGCgattttcttcattcttctATTTTCATATCCATACAGGTATTtgttaaaaagagaaaagatagaCGAACACATAATGGT contains:
- the LOC115747783 gene encoding 60S ribosomal protein L29-1-like, yielding MAKSKNHTAHNQSYKAHKNGIKKPRRHRHTSTKGMDPKFLRNQRYARKHNQKTEGASEEE
- the LOC115747758 gene encoding bromodomain and WD repeat-containing protein 3-like → MALRKYVPPCNASSAGMKPLSFSGRVNPNAQVTDPDQQKKMERNLDIDLKEVYFLIMHFLSAGPCHRTYGQLWNELLEHQLLPRRYHSWYSRTGRHSGDEDDDGMSFPLGYNKLVERYPHIAKDHLVKLLKQLLVSTASLSEGVDSGRAPTAADVPTLLGRGSFSLLKESDDDIKHPPPYMRWPHKQADQVRGLSLREIGGGFSRHHRSPSIRAACYAIAKPSTMVQKMQNIKKIRGHRNAVYCAIFDRTGRYVITGSDDRLVKIWSMETAYCLASCRGHEGDITDLAVSSNNALVASSSNDCIIRVWRLPDGLPISVLRGHTGEVTAITFSPRPASVYQLLSSSDDGTCRLWDARNSQFSPRIFVPKPSDSAAGRNGAPLSNSLTQNHQIFCCAFNANGTVFVTGSSDNLARVWNACKPNKDESDQPNYEIDVLSGHENDVNYVQFSGCAAASRFSVADTIKEESVSKFKNSWYSHDNIVTCSRDGSAIIWTPRSRRSHGRVGRWCRAYHLKVPPPPMPPQPSRGGPRQRILPTPRGVNMIVWSLDNRFVLAAIMDCRICVWNASDGSLVHSLTGHTDSTYVLDVHPFNPRIAMSAGYDGKTIVWDIWEGKPIRIYEISRFKLVDGKFSPDGTSITLSDDVGQLYILSTGQGESQNDAKYDQFFLGDYRPLIQDTYGNVLDQETQLAPYRRNMQDLLCDSGMTPYEEPYQSRYQKRRLGALGVEWRPSSLRLAIGPDLSLGPDYQMLPLADLDVLIEPLPEFMDVMEWEPENPVQSDDNDSEYNITEEYSSRGEPGSLDFDSSDDSECSAEDSGGDDSNKDIRRSKRRKQKAEVEIMTSSGRRIKRRNLDEHDGDLLRSNRSRKQRNGRRKKRSSKSKALRPQRAAARNALSLFSRITGASTGEEEEVSESDLSESETNERDSDIQSADSEEPLQNEQIKLSKGKEVYKDLSKEVAANREHHDTPVTAGNKRRLILKLPVRDSNRLAPSQRREHTSDSLPYFVGSSSGIPRDITEGSSIRLNEQNPQSSANANCKTVEKGRKESESNVDQIKLSLACQNGKIKWGGAKARSAKRPRLGETASLVPCGESSSHLEGHDRSENKENGILELERLSEVQDDRVKRNEETTCMNQRSFDNGTNENLGGVVNGQEHTKVIKCSVDDDSLEEVCVPSGERSPALAGEGADQLYDVEESHKPLSSELRNGSGVTTDIADAMKQEPRNKTDDCKSGLHDETCDNHLCMEYDIAQVPALNQNKRIGLAKADGGLLGSDDNNDTSGSTLPNSNLHSNASRIFSAVYRRSKTTRTRTNLEGEASGVGESTSNANTDDIGAQMDLRGGSPDLSHKTQSMGLKMRLRKCDAKTGIGDMELGHEHESEDPSQGSESNHISRCKLPHEEWGSSSKATVGLRSTRNRRASCHLRDTSPPIERRKLSQPLRKGSWLLLTSHEDGSRYIPQQGDEIVYLRQGHEEFIDSGGSKERGPWTVIKGNIGPAEFCKVESLEYAIYPGSGESCCRMILRFVDPASSVFRKSFKLTLPEATGFPDFLVERTRFETTTQRNWTVRDKCRVWWKNEGEDDGSWWEGRIVSVNPKSPEFDDSPWERYTIQYKSDPREKHRHSPWELFDADTQWEQPCIDDEILNKLLSAINKLEKSGNYNQDRYGIQKLTQVSQKSSFINRFPVPFTLEVIKARLENNYYRSSEAMKHDIGVLLSNAETHFGKSPELSSKMRRLSEWFARTLSGL